Genomic segment of Sarcophilus harrisii chromosome 4, mSarHar1.11, whole genome shotgun sequence:
tagcaaaattttagtgaaaattaatatattaaaaatctgTGAATACATGTGTTTTATGGGAATTAAAAGGGAAACtgttgagtttttaattttttaaatatatgcattcCCTCTGAACAATCTGAGATGGGACAATAAGAGAAGTAGGGTGTCTAAATTGTGGCAACGGTATGGGAACCCCATTTAGAAAAGATTGCAGTGGGGAGTAAGTAGGCCATCTGTTAACTATGGGATCTGTCAGCAGGGTTGAGCTAAAATGATGGGACAACAGAGAAGGTAGCCAGAGGTATCAACCAGAGAGAGTACAGAAGTAGTCATAGCCTTTTCCTTTTGACCTGAGTTCCCTGCCAGcaatgggaagaaaagagagctTTCCTGGAAaatggaggggagaaaggaagaaagttcCCTAGAACATGAATAGAAATCactcttttaatatttaatatgaaagtttcttttctaatatatcaCATGATGGGTTTTGTCCTTTTTGTAGTTCTTAAAAGTAGTTTTGAATTTCTACCCAGGATGTTTTATTAAAGTAGTTCTATGACAAGCAAAACTGATATGACtatgataaaaagtgaaatatttcaggCTTCCaaaataatacctacctcctTGCATTTGTTTACaaatccctttttaatttttatgtacaTTAGCTGGAAGACTTGTATTGTCCCTTTGTTGTTCTTccaataattaaaaaatagataacttttGTTTGAACAGTTAGACTCATCTAGTTCTCCTCTATTTTAACTATCTTTTCAGCCAAGATAGTGAAATTCCCCATTCTCTTTTACAGAGTATATAAGTATTCTTTTACAATAAGACATGCACATTTTACCTTGACTGGTTGACAGCCTGCCACTTTTGTCACTTTTAAGAACACGATTCTTAGAATTCTGGAAataggattttttattttcagattaatTAGGATGAACCATCAAATTTTCTTCTGTTAAGAGATTTTTCTCTAAAAGattcctttctctcatttctattttcttgacttctggaaaatactttggaaacaatacctaattttttttaaggatcttCCTCACAGAAGATTGTATTTGGAATACCTCTTGATTTTCCTGGTTCCCCTTTTTTTACATTTCTGGTACTTTTCACCATTGGAGATCAgtaattggagaaaagaaaacttttcatcATTGGAGATATAGAGGCTTTCACCAGTTCAGTGATCATTCAGATTTCTAATGCTTCTTCATGTGAATCACAGGTATATATCATATGATGGTGATCTCCATTTCCACCTCTTTTCTAAAGAACACAGTATACCTGATAAACCATTCACCTAGGTATTCACTCgaatttcagaaattaaaataagcaatcgaattataattttaaaattgagcCAAAGGAATAGTTTCCCTGTTGTATCTTAATTACCTTTTTTAGGGATCTTAATCTCTTCACCATCATTCTGATACTATATAATTGGTTTACTGGTTTTTCAGGAGTCTTATTTTTGTGATGACCAAGAATGACAGAGCAGtggatattttaataaaaagatcaCACTCACacatccccccaaaaagaaaaaaggaaatactctCCAAAATTTGTAACACTGAGGTGTAGTTATCTCCTTTctctcactttttgtttttttttttttggccttgcTTTGCCAGGTTAAAGGAGTGGAGACTTCTGTAAGACATGGATAGATGCAAACATGTAGGGCGGTTACGACTCGCCCAGGACCATTCTATCCTGAATCCTCAGAAGTGGCACTGCATGCAATGTAACACCACAGAGTCTGTCTGGGCATGTCTGAAGTGCTCTCATGTGGCCTGTGGACGATACATTGAGGAACATGCATTTAAACATTTTGAAGAAACCAGACATCCATTGGCTATGGAAGTCAATGATCTCTATGTGTTCTGTTACCTTTGTGAAGACTATGTTTTGAATGATAACCCTGAAGGGGATCTGAAACTGCTCAGAAGTACTCTCTCAGCAATTAGGAGCCAGAAGCAGGATCTGTCTGCGAGAAGTGGTAGGATGCTTCGGTCAATGGCTTCAGGAGAGGACGTGTTCCAACCTCAGCAGGTTCCTCAGGGACAGCCCCAGATGTTGACAGCTCTGTGGCACCGGCGTCAGTGTCTGCTGGCTAAAGCGCTGAGGATCTGGTTTGGAAAAAGCACGAGAGGCCAACAGAAATTGGAGCAAAGAAAGCAAATAGAGGAGttggagaagaagaaggaagctGCGAGGCAGCGGAGGCAGGAGATGAAGCGCCGCCTCCTTGAGGAGCTGGCCAACACCCCTCCCAGGAAGAGTGCAAGACTGCTTTCTCATGTTCACCAAGCAAATTTGATTCCCAGGAAATTCAGAGAGATAGCAACAAGTTCCCCTACCTCAAGAAGAGTGCAGAGTAGCAAATTTAAGCCGTTTTATTCCATCCGCCGAAAGCCAATGGTGACACCCGGTGTAACAGGTCTGCGAAACCTGGGTAACACCTGTTACATGAACTCTATCCTTCAAGTGCTCAGTCACCTCCAGAAATTCAGAGAATGTTTTTTGACCCTTGACCTCTGTGAAACGGAAGAACTGCTTGCCAAAACAGCCAATGGGAAGTCTCAGATGTCAAGTAAATTGGCAAATGGATCTCCTACTGATGAGTCAACAAGAAATGACAGAATTGAACCATGCAGTAGGCAGGGCTTACCTACTGGCTTGAATGGTGGGTCTTCCATAAACAGGAGCTTAGAACTAATACAGCCTAAGGAGCCAAGTTCAAAGCACATTTCTCTCTGTCATGAATTACATACCCTCTTCCGTGTTATGTGGTCTGGGAAGTGGGCCCTGGTATCTCCATTTGCCATGCTCCATTCTGTTTGGAGCTTGATCCCTGCCTTTCGGGGCTATGACCAGCAAGATGCTCAGGAGTTTCTCTGTGAGCTACTGGATAAAGTCCAGCAGGAGCTGGAATCAGAGGGAACCAAGCGTCGGATCCTCATCCCCTTTTCCCAGAGAAAACTCACCAAGCAGGTTCTGAAGGTGGTGAATACAATATTTCATGGGCAGCTGCTCAGTCAGGTAGGTTTCTTCATTCCCCCAACCCTGATACTGGTCAGTACCAGCACAGATATGAAATGGTTCTTGTGGGAACCTTGGGCAAGTTAACAGAATGAGGAAAGATCTGAGATTCATTATAATTGTGTTATTTTTAAGTGTGACATGGTGAATCAATGTATACTGTCTTGATGAAAACTACTACTCTTTCTACCACATTTTTATGTCATTTGCAATGTCACTAAATTTCAAATAGATGCCAGtgatgttaatattattattacattagcACTTCAGTAGAAATGTCATTTTCTCTTCTGCTGCGGATTGTACTCCATCCATACCATATAATGTTCTTGTCCATCTTTTCCTGTATACCCCTCAAGTAACCCACCCCACACATTAGATTCATGgcctgattttgtgtgtgtgtttatattttatacaacACTCAGGTTTCCAATCTCTGATTCTTATTACACAAtctatcatattttatttataaaccaCAGATGGTTTGTCCACCTTTAGCCAGTTTTAGGAAATGATGAAGACTTCTTTAGAAGCCCTGGTTCCAAAATGGCTGGGAGAAAAGAAGTCTTTCCTACTTTGCTGGTCTGAAATTTTTCATAATAGCTACAACATAATCACAGACTGATaaagaaatatgatataatattaacCATTCCAATTAAGGGCTGGGAAGACCtcagggaaatgagcaaacaaataaTGTTTCTTACATATATGTTGGTCTCAAAATAAATGGattgaattaaaacaaaatttttaatgatatttagAAGGTGGGAATAAAAGCAACAACAGTATACCTAAAGAAAGTTAAATAATAGTTtacatataaacttttttttttattattatagctttttctttacaagatatatgcatgggtaatttttcagcattgacagttgcaaaatcttttgttccaaattttcccctccttctccccacctcctcccccagatggcaagtagaccaatacatgttaaatatgttaaagtatgttaaatacaatatatgtatcatgtccatacagttattttgctgcacaagaagaatcggactttgaaatagtataccattaacctgtgaaggaaataaaatgcaggtggacaaaaatagaaggattgggaattctatgtaatggttcacactcatttccctgagttcttttctgggtgtagctggttcaattcattactattcaattggaactgatttggttcatctcattgttgaagagggccacgtccatcagaattgatcatcatatagtattgttgaaatatataatgatcttctggtcctgctcatttcactcaacatcagttcatgtaagtctctccaggcctctctgaaatcatcctgctggtcatttcttacagaacaataatattccataacattcatataccacaatttattcagccattctccagttgatgggcatccactcaatttccagtttttggccactacaaagatggctgccacaaacattcttgcacatacaggttccttttcccttctttaagatcactttgggataagcctagtagtaatactgctggatcaaagggttacATGTAAACTTAAATGCATCAAAGTATCtatgaaaaaaagttacattatattttagtattttcccaagggaagtttaaaaaaaaatgcatgtgcCAAACACTGAGTGAGGTTCTATAGAGGAGATCCTAATATAAATAAGAAGTGAGTTTCTTGTCATGAAAAAGTGTATCATTGGGAGTGAAATAACAAGATCCCTTAATAGTTTACTCAAATTTACCTAAAATTGGGAGTTTTTAAGCGCTATTAAAGTCTTTGATGTGCAGAGGAAGAAGACTATGGATGTATGGAACACAATATCAGATTTGACtaattatattttaggaaaagtatcttttttatttgtttcaaagaAATGCTCACTGGGTATGGGACGAATgaataaagtttataaaaaaaaaatgttatcatgttttctgtgtcataaaatcaTGTATGTGGTTATACATGTGAATAATTCCTTAGTCATTTGTACTTTTGCAACATAGGAAGAACAGTATTGTTCAGTGTGTGTCATGTGGTCTATAAAAATTAATAACCAGAAAGGCCTATCAGAGAAATAATGTGCTCTCTagatttttaattactttttttaaaattttgatgtcacacctctcccccccacccaaaaaaaaaatccacatgatTTGATGGCATGGTAATTTAGATGACTTTTTTGTATGAGCAAAATTTATGTCAGATGTAAGAGAGTGATATAATCTGCATATAAACCTTTCACTTCCTAGGTCACATGCATCACATGCAATTACAAATCTAATACTATTGAGCCCTTCTGGGATCTGTCCCTGGAATTCCCTGAGCGTTATCATTGCATAGAAAAAGGGCTTGTGCCTTTTAATCAGACTGAGTGCATGCTTACGGAGATGTTGGCCAAATTCACAGAGACGGAGGCCCTGGAAGGGAGGATCTACGCATGTGACCAGTGTAACAGTAAGTGATATGTTCTGAGTGACAAGAAGTAACACAGGTTAAAAAGCCAATAAGAAGTGATCAGAATACCCTCTTTTAGCTAAAAGTAAAACTTTTGATATTAACTTAGTACAAAACTTCAtcatatttggaatttttcttcaACTTTGGTTCTTTATTAAAAGCAAATTTATGAAAGTTCtctaaactttttaaaacaatataagaGTGTTATGTCTTGTAATGTTCCCCCATAGGCTTCATTAGATTCAAATATTCCTAATATTATAAGATGCAACTTGTATAATAGATTTGCacaatgctttacatatatatctGAACTCTGTGTGGtgtggtaggtgctattattgttattcccatcttacagataaacTGAATCAGACAAAGGTTAAGTTATTTACCCAGGTCATACAGTTAAAATGTATGAAATTTTAAACTCAActtttcctgaattcaaggcCAGCACATTCTACTTACCTAGGTTTtgttaaaatagttattttttcctttttatttcagaaGATGGCTCCTCAAGGAGgatggagtggggagaagagggagggaaacagtgtctttggaaattaaaatactttttaaaatgaaagaaaaatgtaaatacatAACAGGGCCTAGGACTTCACTGAAATTCTAAGACATATGGTAGAATGATATTGTTTATTAGTTTAAGTTGAGATTTCTGATATAATCATTAGAGATGCTTCAAAAAGGATTTATGAGTGCTGTAGCCTagctgaagaaagagaaaggaagaatctttcatttaaaaaaagtgggggtttggggaaaattgaggtaattaaatgaagaaattgaccTGAAATTGAAATGGTTTTTGAAAACAAATTGGCTTGTTTTCTGAGGTTTTGTTCTGAATGTTTCTGAATAGTTGATGGTTTTCATAGGTATTATAAGaagtttattttccccattttgtaaTTTGGATTTTTAACCATATGATTGTAAAGACTCACTTACTGTACCAATTGAGACAGTTCTCCTGATCGAACAGCATGGCAAGTTCAGGTTTAGTCTTTcatcaatttaaaaagaataattaaaaaaataacattatggGAAAATCTGAAAACAGATTTGTTAAGGCAACTCTATACTACTAGGTGAAGAAAATTCTATATTAatgctaaatatatttttgtataatttttaaatcagAGGGGTAATTTATGGACTTTAAAGAATTAGGGGAAAAGTCATATAACAGTATCATTTCACTGGTTAAAAATCATTAGCCATAAAACACACCCATGCTTATTCATACTGAGTTTTGGAGGCAGATTTTAAAATGTCCAGGATGGGAGCAGCAATATTCTGgctgctttctttaaaaaaaaatgaatcacaaTATAGCACAAAATTTCTTAATGGTTTGGTTCTGTCTGATTGACATACGTTGGACATAATAtttaggaaaagatttttataaaagctcacatttaaaattatgatttccaTTACCCAAACCTGTTAtacaaattttcatttattttgtttaaaagtgTGGGGGGGCGGGGAGGTAGGAAAGAAAACCCATAATGATGGGAAAGATGTGTTGATCTTTTAACTTGGGATTGTCCATAAATATCAATATTCTATCTTTCTCTAACACTGTAGCATAACAAAAGGAATCCAGAACTGATACATTTTGATTGAAcctgaattctctctcttccttgtgATTGAATTAAATCTTATTTCAGGTGATCAAAAATCAGTTCTTGATTATTAATCATAAGGTGAATGTATTGGTCCTTGCCAGAGTTCCTAGGCAGAGCAGCAATTTAATCTTTCAGAAATTTCAGATTGAAATTTTCTGGATAATAAGATTGCAAAACAAGGTCATGTTGGTTAATTTTCAGAACATTTATTCCTCCATTTCTTATTCCTTATATATCACTGTTGCCCATCATTGCAAGGGCATTTCTTGTAATTCATTCATTCTGCTGCAGTCTGCAATGAGATCAACAGCAACTCTGTAACAAATAGTTATTGTAATAACTAGCTTATGATAAGTTATCTGGTTACGATTTGCCACACTTGGTGGTGTGAAACAGATGATATGGCATGACAGCAGAAATGTTCGTCTTTGCAGATGTGGAAGCCATGTTATCAGTAACTCAGATAATTAGGAGGCACTATGGGGAAACCACTCAACTAATTTCACATTCCCTCTCCATAcacatatttaattaaaataacagaAGCCATCAGCAAATGGTTACAAAGATGACTTCTGATGGAAATTAAGATGCCCTTAGTTGTATGACTTATCTCCTGAAATATTGCAGTGCATGTCACTACATGATCCAACAACTTTACATGCCTTGTGTGACATTTGAATATCAGTTCTGCTTTGGACCTAGATGGTCATCTTCAGCCAGTCTGCCAAACTGACCCTATATTTCCAGAAGGATTTTTTAATCTGGGGATAGAAAATGATGAAAGTAGTGATTATCAGATCAAATACAGCATCAAAATACAGAGCCCTATATAGACAAATTAAGTTGAAGAAAGATCTTGTTTAAATGCTTTTGTTAATTAAGAattcttattttccctctttgCTATTAACTccaaactgaatttttttctccatcatatTTCACTTATGCACAAGAGCCTCAGTTGAAATCCTTTCTCAGTGGACATTTTGTGGACCCACTATAATGCCCACCACCTGAAAGTGTCATTTTACTTTTAGCTTGAATTCAAGGAATACACTTCCACTTATATCTGATTGTATAGTACATAATATCATTAACCAATTTCATGAAAATATTCTTTCAGGTAAAACTATCTTATGGGGTAGTTTTTACAGTAacattgttagatttttttttccatgggtTCCAGACTTATGATCTCATTCTGAACACAAAGTAATTCCATCTACCAATACTGATTGGAAGTTTTTCGAAATTTTTGCCTAGAGCActgacaggttaagtgatttttgctCAGCAGTATTGTTATGTCAAGGGGAGAATTTTAATTCAAGATTTCCTGTCTCTGAGGCTAGGTTTCTATTTACTACTGCACATTACACTATACTACTGTGTGAccaaaatttagattaaaaattcaaaactgaTCTTTATTGGTATCTGAGCCCATAGGAAGATTCTAGGGACTAGCTCCCCTACATAAATGACACCTTCAGAAAGCATTTACAGTGATGAGAGAGCTAAAGAATCTAGACATATCCtagaagtaggaagggaaagtgGTTAATTTTCCTCCACAAGTATCCTCTAATACAGAGCTTGAACAAAGTTCTCTGAGATTTCAACATCACTTTTCCCCACTCCTTCTAActatcttccctccctctccctcacaaTAAATTCCTCATTAGGAGTATTctaccaacatttattaaaactCTTCCAGACTGTAGTAGATTGTTTCTTAAGTTGCAGAAGCTAAAGTAATGATTATTTTGTGGTCAAGTCTTTGGTAGTGAGCCTGAATTCAGTGTGGTCTCTGTATAATAGTTTGTCATTAAGTTTTGTGTTTAAAACCTTTCCAGCTTGGTGCAAAATCTCCCTAAGTTTATGCTCTGCTGGCATAACATTTGATAATCTTTTTATAAATCCATGGtaacaagagaatattatttttttgtagtTACAGATGTGCTCATGCTAGAAGATTTAAAAGTTGGGAGTGGGGGAATTGATCCCTTTCCCAACAAAAGGATAATTcagtaaataatttattttatgtctaCTCCAACCATGCAGGCAGACGGCGTAAATCCTCTCCCAAGCCCCTGATTCTGAGTGAAGCTAGAAAGCAGTTAATGATCTACAGACTACCTCAGGTCCTCCGACTGCATCTAAAGCGATTCAGGTGAGCATCTTTTAGGAGAAGACATAGGTGCTGGTAAGCAGTGGGAATCTGTGCTGTGAGAAGCTTTAgttaagccaccatccttttAGGACTGGCAGAAGATGGCCCCTTTGAGATTCTTGGACTCCCTGTGGAGTTCATGGGAAATTTAACATCTCATCCAGTTATTCTGTGTTAATACACAGCAGGGGACTTAAAATATCTGCTCCCTTGGCTCTGTTTAATTGAACTTCCTGCTTTTGGTTTGATGGCTCAGAGGTTCTCTGGAATTGCTTAGGTTTTAGATGGAATTATTTCTAGGATAGTATGAGACAGGAATTTTATAATAGATGAAAAgactggggaaaggaatgaggtacaaaaaaatcaataactaaATTGGTTAGGGATTTCTATCTTCAAAGCATATTTTGAATATTGATTAATCTTTTCTCAAAATGTGTGTTTGAGAATAATTTTTACAAAGATACACGTAGAAGAAAAGCTACATGTCCTACAAATACATCTTTGTCTAGGGTTGTAACCCATTTCTATTagtgaaaagaattttgtagaATACTAATTATATAGTAGCAATGAAAACACTCAACATCACTGCCATCACCATACCTCTCCCCCCACATCACtttttgtaaatatgtatttGCTTTGCTTCTGATGAAGCCTTACATACACATCCCTATTCTAGGTGGTCTGGACGTAATCACCGTGAGAAGATTGGGGTCCATGTCGTCTTTGACCAGGTATTAACCATGGAACCTTACTGCTGCAGGGACACTCTCTCCTCTCTTGACAAAGAAACCTTTGCCTATGACCTCTCCGCAGTGGTGATGCATCACGGGAAAGGGTTTGGCTCAGGACACTACACAGCATATTGCTACAACACAGAGGGAGGTGCGTGTAACTTTTTCCAGGATGTGGACACCATAAATTGTCAGTGTGTTCATAATGTGTGTACTTTCTTTGCCATTCAGGTCCTATTAAGTATCCCTAAtagggcaaatctcttaactctcTGTAAGAGGAAGATCAAATCCATTAAATggataaagtcaaaagaatttaGTTTCAGCTCTAGTTCTATCTACTGCTGACCTTTCAGTCTTCCCTttagaaatagggaaatgaaaAGTGTCCTAGGATAGCAGACTCAGTATCAGAACTAAAAGAGATTTAAGAGATATTCTGGTCCTACACCCTCATTTTGTAGAATAGGCGCCTGAGTTgtaaaaagattaagtgactagccccaCCAAACTCACATAGGTAGTAAAGTGCAGAGTTCAGAATTTGATTACTGACCTCCTTAAACCCAAGCCTGGGGAATCTCTTCCACTCTGTGGAACTCTTCCACATTATGCTCTGACTTCCCTCTTCGGGGTATGAACTTGTGCTTCTAAAGGTATTGCTAAGAATAGGCTGATTAAATTTTTTAGCTAGATatacgaaaaaaaaaaaaggactatgtGGTTTTTCTGACTCTTGGCTTTTTATAAAAAGTGTCTGCTCTCCTCAGGTCTATAAGAAttacaaaacaatcaaaagtttaaaaaaatataaatgttatttttcacaTCAAACAATTTTAAGTCACCAAATCTGTCAGCTATTTGTTTGGGAACCTTTTGAATACTAAGAATACTCAAAAAACTACATCTCAGCAAATTCTAGTTTTCAGTATTCAATTTTTGGTGATCCCTAGTAATTTACCTAGCCTATGAATTATCCAAGCCCCTTTgcaacagctttttttttttccttctttaaaccCATCCTCCTATCCTTGACTTATTAATACCTTCTCCAAAGCAGGGGGAGCATACCTCCCCAAAGAGGGAGGATGGAAATCTTGGTATTTTGTTAACAGCACTGCTGTTATTAACTTTGGTGGGGACGAAAGttgatattaatatttaaaactaaattttcaAGGTATCTATTGGTTTCACTTATCTGTTCTCAGTAGAAAGATTTTAAGAGTTGGCTCTCTTTAGAATTTTTCTGCTCCTTTTATCTTGTTGATCTCAGCTGCTGCTCTAAAAGCAGAAAGGTTGGatagtaattttctttcttttccttgatttcctAGGTTTTTGGGTCCACTGTAACGACTCCAAGCTGAATGTATGTAGTGTCGAGGAAGTGTGCAAAACCCAGGCCTACATCCTTTTTTACACTCAAAGAACAGTGCAGGGCAACGCAGGAATCTCTGAAACCCAACTCCAAGCTCAGGTGCGATCCAACAACAGTGATGAGGACAGAAGATTGACATTTCCCTGAAGGGATCATGGGTCACCCAATGACCTCTGGCTTGTTTTTGAAACTGTCGGTGTTCATACATCCTTCCTCTTTGTAGGAATTAAGGCTGACTGAAGGAACAGATTTGCCACACTCTGGGGTCAAGAGTAGGAGTTGTCAGGCTATTTAGTCCTGTCATGAAAATTTGTAGTCagtttctttttaatgtatttggATATTCCCCACTTTccataaaacagaacaaaaggaacaaCCTCTTTAGTCATCATCCTTTTTATCACCACCTCTCCATTACAAAAGGGGGATCTTGGCATTAGggagataaatgtaaaatgatgGTGTTTAACAAGATAAGAAGCCTTGTTATAATCTCTCCATTATGCCTTCCCCCTCCTCCTAATCAGTGCAAACCAGCACTCTGAGCAGGTATAGCCCCAGCTATTAGTTATTCCCAAGTGAGGAGTCCTAGACTTAAGCCAACTGCCTTATCAGGTTGGTTAACCCCAGCTTTAGGCTAGATAACACATGTCCCAGGTCTGGGTGGTAGTTGGATTGTTTGCA
This window contains:
- the USP49 gene encoding ubiquitin carboxyl-terminal hydrolase 49 isoform X2; this encodes MDRCKHVGRLRLAQDHSILNPQKWHCMQCNTTESVWACLKCSHVACGRYIEEHAFKHFEETRHPLAMEVNDLYVFCYLCEDYVLNDNPEGDLKLLRSTLSAIRSQKQDLSARSGRMLRSMASGEDVFQPQQVPQGQPQMLTALWHRRQCLLAKALRIWFGKSTRGQQKLEQRKQIEELEKKKEAARQRRQEMKRRLLEELANTPPRKSARLLSHVHQANLIPRKFREIATSSPTSRRVQSSKFKPFYSIRRKPMVTPGVTGLRNLGNTCYMNSILQVLSHLQKFRECFLTLDLCETEELLAKTANGKSQMSSKLANGSPTDESTRNDRIEPCSRQGLPTGLNGGSSINRSLELIQPKEPSSKHISLCHELHTLFRVMWSGKWALVSPFAMLHSVWSLIPAFRGYDQQDAQEFLCELLDKVQQELESEGTKRRILIPFSQRKLTKQVLKVVNTIFHGQLLSQVTCITCNYKSNTIEPFWDLSLEFPERYHCIEKGLVPFNQTECMLTEMLAKFTETEALEGRIYACDQCNSRRRKSSPKPLILSEARKQLMIYRLPQVLRLHLKRFRWSGRNHREKIGVHVVFDQVFGSTVTTPS
- the USP49 gene encoding ubiquitin carboxyl-terminal hydrolase 49 isoform X1, with amino-acid sequence MDRCKHVGRLRLAQDHSILNPQKWHCMQCNTTESVWACLKCSHVACGRYIEEHAFKHFEETRHPLAMEVNDLYVFCYLCEDYVLNDNPEGDLKLLRSTLSAIRSQKQDLSARSGRMLRSMASGEDVFQPQQVPQGQPQMLTALWHRRQCLLAKALRIWFGKSTRGQQKLEQRKQIEELEKKKEAARQRRQEMKRRLLEELANTPPRKSARLLSHVHQANLIPRKFREIATSSPTSRRVQSSKFKPFYSIRRKPMVTPGVTGLRNLGNTCYMNSILQVLSHLQKFRECFLTLDLCETEELLAKTANGKSQMSSKLANGSPTDESTRNDRIEPCSRQGLPTGLNGGSSINRSLELIQPKEPSSKHISLCHELHTLFRVMWSGKWALVSPFAMLHSVWSLIPAFRGYDQQDAQEFLCELLDKVQQELESEGTKRRILIPFSQRKLTKQVLKVVNTIFHGQLLSQVTCITCNYKSNTIEPFWDLSLEFPERYHCIEKGLVPFNQTECMLTEMLAKFTETEALEGRIYACDQCNSRRRKSSPKPLILSEARKQLMIYRLPQVLRLHLKRFRWSGRNHREKIGVHVVFDQVLTMEPYCCRDTLSSLDKETFAYDLSAVVMHHGKGFGSGHYTAYCYNTEGGFWVHCNDSKLNVCSVEEVCKTQAYILFYTQRTVQGNAGISETQLQAQVRSNNSDEDRRLTFP